In Chlorocebus sabaeus isolate Y175 chromosome 5, mChlSab1.0.hap1, whole genome shotgun sequence, one genomic interval encodes:
- the WFIKKN1 gene encoding WAP, Kazal, immunoglobulin, Kunitz and NTR domain-containing protein 1, translated as MPASRPLLPLLLLLRLTSGAGLLPGPESHPGVCPNQLSPNLWVDAQSTCERECSGDQDCATAEKCCTNVCGLQSCVAARFPDSPAAPTTAASCEGFACPQQGSDCDIWDGQPVCRCRDRCEKEPSFTCASDGLTYYNRCYMDAEACLRGLHLHIVPCKHVLSWPPSSPGPPETTARPTPGAAPVPPALYSSPSPQAVQVGGTASLHCDVSGRPPPAVTWEKQSHQRENLIMRPDQMYGNVVVTSIGQLVLYNARLEDAGLYTCTARNAAGLLRADFPLSVVQRELARDRAPSIPAPAQCLPDVQACTGPTSPHLVLWHFDPQRGGCMTFPARGCDGAARGFETYEACQQACARGPGDACVLPAVQGPCQGWEPRWAYSPLLQQCHPFMYGGCEGNSNNFHSRESCEDACPVPRTPPCRACRLRSKLALSLCRSDFAIVGRLTEVLEEPEAAGGIARVALEDVLKDDKMGLKFLGTKYLEVTLSGMDWACPCPNMTAGDGPLVIMGEVRDGVAVLDASSYVRAASEKRVKKILELLEKQACELLNRFQD; from the exons ATGCCCGCCTCACGGCCACTCCTgccgctcctgctcctcctccggCTGACCTCGGGGGCCGGCTTGCTGCCAGGGCCAGAGAGCCACCCGGGCGTGTGCCCCAACCAGCTCAGCCCCAACCTGTGGGTGGACGCCCAGAGCACCTGTGAGCGTGAGTGTAGTGGGGACCAG GACTGTGCCACTGCTGAGAAGTGCTGCACCAACGTGTGTGGACTGCAGAGCTGCGTGGCAGCACGCTTCCCCGACAGCCCAGCCGCACCCACAACAGCAGCCTCCTGCGAGGGCTTTGCATGCCCACAGCAGGGCTCTGACTGCGACATCTGGGATGGGCAGCCCGTGTGCCGCTGCCGTGACCGCTGTGAGAAGGAGCCCAGCTTCACCTGCGCCTCGGACGGCCTCACCTATTACAACCGCTGCTACATGGACGCCGAGGCCTGCCTCCGGGGCCTGCACCTCCACATCGTGCCCTGCAAACACGTGCTCAGCTGGCCACCCAGCAGCCCGGGTCCGCCGGAGACCACTGCCCGCCCCACACCTGGGGCCGCGCCCGTGCCTCCTGCCCTGTacagcagcccctccccacaGGCGGTGCAGGTCGGGGGTACGGCCAGCCTCCACTGCGATGTCAGCGGCCGCCCGCCGCCTGCCGTGACCTGGGAGAAGCAGAGTCACCAGCGGGAGAACCTGATCATGCGCCCTGATCAGATGTACGGCAACGTGGTGGTCACCAGCATCGGGCAGCTGGTGCTCTACAACGCGCGGCTGGAAGACGCTGGCCTGTACACCTGCACCGCGCGCAACGCGGCTGGCCTGCTGCGGGCTGACTTCCCTCTCTCCGTGGTCCAGCGAGAGCTGGCCAGGGACAGAGCCCCCAGCATCCCAGCCCCGGCCCAGTGCCTGCCGGATGTGCAGGCCTGCACgggccccacctccccacacctTGTCCTCTGGCACTTTGACCCACAGCGGGGCGGCTGCATGACCTTCCCGGCCCGTGGCTGTGACGGGGCGGCCCGGGGCTTCGAGACCTACGAGGCATGCCAGCAGGCCTGTGCCCGTGGCCCCGGCGACGCCTGCGTGCTGCCTGCCGTGCAGGGCCCCTGCCAAGGCTGGGAGCCGCGCTGGGCCTACAGCCCGCTGCTGCAGCAGTGCCATCCCTTCATGTACGGTGGCTGCGAGGGCAACAGCAACAACTTCCACAGCCGTGAGAGCTGCGAGGATGCCTGCCCCGTGCCCCGCACGCCGCCCTGCCGCGCCTGCCGCCTCCGGAGCAAGCTGGCGCTAAGCCTGTGCCGCAGCGACTTCGCCATCGTGGGCCGGCTCACGGAGGTGCTGGAGGAGCCCGAGGCTGCTGGCGGCATCGCCCGCGTGGCGCTGGAGGATGTGCTCAAGGATGACAAGATGGGCCTCAAGTTCTTGGGCACCAAGTACCTAGAGGTGACGCTGAGTGGCATGGACTGGGCCTGCCCCTGCCCCAACATGACGGCGGGCGACGGGCCGCTGGTCATCATGGGCGAGGTGCGCGATGGTGTGGCCGTGCTGGACGCCAGCAGCTACGTCCGCGCCGCCAGCGAGAAGCGCGTCAAGAAAATCTTGGAGCTGCTGGAGAAGCAGGCCTGCGAGCTGCTCAACCGCTTCCAGGACTAA